Below is a genomic region from Fodinibius saliphilus.
CCTGCTTTTCAGTTCCCGTTCGCAACAGTTCGAAGACGTCATCTGCACGAATAACGCTATACAGCTTATCCTCATTAAATGCATGCGAACGCAACTCTTCATATTCTTCAAAGAGCTTAGGGAATTCTGAAGTTTCCTCAGCGCGATCAATTACCTCAACATCTTTGGGGCCTTCTGCGCTTAGAGGTATTTTACAGAGATAGAAAAACTTATGCTCATATTTCATATTCGAACAACCTTAATCTTTTATAATCCTTTCAAAAGTTATATCGCTTTAATGTAAGAAAAAATCTTCGCACCTTCTTAAAGCTTCGCCACCAAATATAAGCATCTAATCAGATAAATCAGCATGTATCAATCAGGAAAATTGTGCCGGCTAATTATTCCCTTTTTTTTTCTTGCAGGAATTGTACCATCGGGATGCGCATCCTCCTCTTCGGTACAACAGCAAGAGGCTCAAGCACAATCGCACACCCCTTTTGGGGATAGCACAGCCCCAGACGACCAAGGAATGTGGCTACTTCCCAACATTGAAGAAGCCATATTTAACGAGTTAAAAAGCAAAGGCTTACAAGTCCAAAAATCGGATTTATACCATCCCCGCGAACCATCATTAAACCAAAGTATTGTGCGCATAAATATTGATGGCAACAGCAGTGGCACGGGCTCCTTTGTATCTCCCAACGGTCTTATCCTTACTTCTTACCAAACCGCCTATCCCGGGATTACGGCTGCAAGTATAATGAAGGAAAAATATCTTACAAAGGGGTTTAACGCGGACAGTATGAACGCAGAAATCCCCCTTCAAAACTTTACGCTTTACATTACCGTTGAGCAAAAAGATGTAACCTCCAAAATACAATCCCAGCTAGCCGATACGCTCACTTTTTACCAGCAAGAGCAAAAAGCAAAGACTATTAAGAAAGAACTTATAGCTGAACGAAAAGGGGATAATAGTAATCTGGTTGTAGAAATAGATGATATCTGGTCGGGAAACCGACAATTAATGTCGATATATAAAATTATCCGTGATGTACGGCTGGCTCATGTGCCTCCTACATCAATTGGTTTATATAACAATGACTTTGAAAACTGGCACTGGCCGACCCATGCCGGAGATTTTGCTTTCCTGCGTGCTTATGTAGATCCCAGCGGGCAGAGCCAATCATATAACTCCTCTAACATCCCATTCCAACCTTCTTTTCACCTAACTATAGACAATTCGGGAGCTGAACCCCACAGCTTTACCATGACGTTGGGCTTCCCCGGACAAACGTACAGAAACGAAAGTAGCTTCGCCTTTGAATTTTATAACAATTACCGCAACCCAATCCTGATTGAATCTTACCAAGCCATACTTAAAAGCCTGCGACATGCGGCCCAACAAGATTCTGTTAAAGCTCTTAAAAGTGCCTCTAAGCGAGCATCAATAGCTAATGCTCTTAAATACTACCGGGAAATACAACGCGGATTTAGCAACCAAAATATTCTTGAAAAGAAAAGGGCAACAGAGCAGTATTTTGAACAGTGGATACGAAAAGATTCTTTGCGCTACCAACAGTACCGGAGGGTATTTCGGCAATTGAAACAATCCTACGATATTGCCTCTCAATCAGGCGACCTGTTATATGGGTTGGTGCAGGCAATAAACAATAACAAATTGTTGAAAATTGCCGGATTTTATAATGCATATCGTAACCATCGAGCTGATAATTCTAATATAGATTTAACGAAAGAACAAAAAAGAAATCTAATAACTCAGCATAAAAAAGTATTAGAAAATATAGATATCGAAGCACAAAAAATGATGCTTTCAGAAATGCTGTATTCACTGGCAACACTCCCCGATGGTAAAGTAATGTTCTATCTGGTTCGACTTTTTGATGAAAAAGAAGGCCATAATCTTAAAAATGAGATCAAAAGTTATGTAGATTCTCTGGAACAAAGCTCTATTATATTTGACCTGCACAAAGCTAAAAGATTTACAGCCCTTCCCATTGATAGCGCTCGATCTAACTCCATTGATCCTATGGTAAAACTCTATAAAGAGATGATAGAAACCTACCAGTTTAGCCGTAAGAATTACCTGCAACATTTACCGTATTTGCGTCCCGCGCAACGCCGATATACGGAGGGGATGCTATCATTTCAGCAAGATTCCACAGCCTACCCTGATGCTAATGCAACGCTTAGACTTAGTGGTGGACATATTGCCGGCTATACAGACACAAATAACAACTACCACCCCCCTTTTACTACCCTCAGTGGATTATTTGATAAAATTGGCACAGATGATTCATTTGATATATCTGATAAGCTTGCAGCTTATGCAGACTCTACAGATTACCAACCCGTAAACTTTCTGTCCAGTAATGATATAACCGGCGGCAATTCCGGAAGCCCTGTCATGAACAAAGAGGGAGAAATTATTGGCTTAACCCTTGATAGCAATAGAAAAGGAATAATTGGAGACTATTATTACGACAAACGCTTCAAACGAGCCATTAACGTTGATATCAGATATATTCTTTTTCTATTAGAAGAAATTACAGGAGGCGATCAGTTGTTAAAAGAAATGCAGAAGAGAACTGAATAACGATTTATAAATTTCAAGATAGGTTTATCCTGTCCATTAATCACTATTTTGCAAAAAAAATGATGGCTTCGCATGTCATTCGAAATTATTTTTGTATTTGCTCTGCTTGGATTAGCATTATTTCTTTTTGCAACAGACTATGTATCCTTTGACGTAGCAGCACTTATCTTATTGGTCTCTCTTTTAGCTTCAGGCATACTTACTCCTAAAGAGGGATTTGCGGGAGTAAGTAACCCAGCTACTATTACGATTGCAGCAATGTTTGTTATCAGTGAAGGGCTTCGGAGAACCGGACTTTTAAACAAAGCCGGCAATTTCTTTTGTGAAAAGATGAAAGACAATTTCTGGCTTTGGCTTTTCGTAATGCTGCTGTTTGTTAGTTTTACCTCATCTTTCATGAACAACACGGCGGTTATAATGATTTTTATACCCGTCATTATTGATATCTCTGCCAGAATTGGAGTTAGCGCCTCTAAGCTGCTCATGCCATTAGCCTTTGCAGGAATCATGGGGGGTATCCATACCCTGATAGGGACCTCAACTAACCTATTAGTTAGCTCCATAGTTCAGGATAGGGGCGGCCAGGGCTTTGCCATGTTCGATTTTATGCCCATGGCCCTCATATTTCTCTGTGCAGGTTTTCTCTATATGTATTTTGTGGGAGTAGATTTAATCCCCCCCCGACGCAAAGACGATGAGCTCACTGCTGATTTTAAGATGCAAGGATACCTAACAGATCTAAAAGTTAAAGACGAATCAAATTTAGTAGGTAAATATTTAGATGAAGGAGGATTAACTGAAGAACTCGATCTCGACGTATTAAGAATCTTCAAACCCGACAGTGATTCTTCTGCACAAAGGACCGAAACCAAAGTTGAATCCGGAGATATTCTGCGCATTCGCGGGAGTGCATCTGAAATTGATAAACTGTTACGCCGCGAAGACCTTGCTTTAATCCCCAGTAAAAAGTGGATAGATGTAGACTTAAAGCATGGCCGGGATGCACTGGTAGAAGCAGCAGTAGCACCGGAATCTACATTAGAGGGCAGGGAATTAAGTGATATTGACTTTTACGAACGATTTGGTGCTGTACCTCTGGCCATCCGCCACCACGGAGAGTTGAAACAAGAAGAGCTAGGAAACATTCACCTGGCTGGCGGAGACACACTCTTGCTAAGTATGAGCAAGGAAAGAATCCACGAAATAAATAACGATCCCTCTTTCGTCATATCTTCCGAAGTAGATGTTATGCGTCCGCGTACCGACAAAACCCACATTGCTGTAGGAATACTTGCCGCGGTTGTAGGACTAGCAGCACTTAATATTCTGCCTATCATGGTAAGTGCACCCGCCGGCGTAATTATGATGATACTAACGGGCTGCCTCACCACTGAAGAAGCTTATACTGCTGTAAACTGGAAGGTGATCATGTTACTTGTAGGGGTACTTCCACTCGGTACGGCCATGGATAAAACCGGAGCCGCCGGACTTATTGCAGATTCGATGATTGGGATGCTTTATGACTTTGGCCCTGTAGCGGTACTCTCCGGCTTTTACCTTTTCACCATGATGATAACAGCTATTATTTCCACCAATGCATCCGTAGCATTACTCGCCCCCATTGCTTTTGAGGTTGCCAATCAAATAGGAGTGAATACCGAACCAATGGTCCTTGCGGTCAGCTATGCAGCCTGCTTAACCTTTATTACCCCTTTCGGTCACCATGCAAACACCTTAGTTTACGGATCGGGACAATATGAGTTTACTGACTTTACTAAAATTGGACTGCCTCTTAATATTATATTCTGGATACTAGCCACTATATTCATACCTATCATCTGGCCTTTATAAAGAGCAAAAAATAAATAAAAATTTATTTCCAGCTGTTGTAAAACCTTACAAACTAATAATTAGTAAACAGTTAGAATAACATTACTTATAACCAATGTCTTACAAACAATATTTTTGTGCTCCCTATGATATTATTACAAAATAACCTGATTTTGCAGTAAAAGTTATTTACAATTTTCCTAAAAGTAGTAACTCGTTACTATACCGAGAGTATTTAGCCAAAAATTAAGTGAGAGTGAAAAATATCATTCGAAATTATTTTCGTATTTGCTCTTGTTATAGTAGCATTCTTTCTTTTTAAATCGGCTATGTTTCATTTGATGTAGCAGCATTAATTTTACTTGTGAACCTTGTTGCCATGCTTGCCAACCATATTATTGCACTACTTTTCAGATTTAGGGTCGCGCGCCGTACTATCCAGATTTTTTCTATTACCAATGGGCATCACAGCATTCATGTCAAACAATGCTTCTGCCGCACCCCTTGCCCCTATTGCCATAATATCAGCCACAGCGATGAACATTACCCCTTATCCTTTTTATTTGCTGTTACGTTTGCAGCATCCCTCAGTTTTATCACTCCCTTTGGTTATCAAACAAACACCTTGATTTACGGGGCAGGGCAATATAAATTTAGTGACTTCACAAAAGTTGGATTACCCTTAAATATTTTGGCCTTTTTAGTACATGGAAGAGTGGCTCAAAAAAACGTTTAAAATCTCAGGATGGCTACCTGATTACAATAGTCAGAAGTTTCGCGGTGATCTGACTGCAGGAATTACGACCGGCGTAATGTTTATACCTCAGGGGATGGCTTATGCCGTTATCGCAGGAGTGCCTCCTATATATGGTCTTTATGCCGGTGTAATCCCCTTGCTTATCTATCCTCTTTTGGGTACTTCTAAAAACCTTTCCATTGGTCCAGTTGCCATCGATATGCTTATCGTTGCCGCGGGGGTTTCTTTGCTTGCCGAACCCAACACGGAGCGCTATATAACGCTCACTATTCTACTTACGATGATGGCCGGAGGACTGCAACTGCTCATGGGGTCCATGCGGTTGGGTTCAGTATTAAATATTTTCTCAAGACCGGTAATTGCCGGCTTTACTCTTGCTGCTCCCCTTATTATTGCAGCAAGCCAGCTTAATAATCTTTTAGGCATTGAACTACCCCAAACTCAATATGTGATCGTTATCATTGAAGAAGTTTTAAGAAATATTGATCATGTCCATTTACAAACGTTCCTTTGGGGAGGCATTGCTATCGCCTTACTTGCCTTTATAAAGCACGTAAAACCTATATTCCCAGCCTCTGTGCTTATACTCGGCGGTAGTATTCTCATTTCGTGGAGTGCCGGAGCACAAGCAGTAGGCATTCAACTGGTAGGAGACATCCCCATGGGACTACCCACATTTGGCCTGCCGGAAATAAACTTTAACAACATGCGGGAACTACTGCCCACTGCACTTACGCTCGCACTGGTTCAGTTTATGAGTGTAGCATCACTGGGACAAACTTTCGCGAAGAAAAATAATTATATCATCGATGCCAATCATGAGCTTGTAGCACTTGGAGCTTCAAACTTCTTCGGCAGTTTATTTAAGTCTATTCCTGTATCTGGCAGTTTCTCACGTTCAGCGGCATCAGATCAGGCAAATGTAAAAACACCATTGGCAAATATAATTACATCCGCAGTAATTATAGCTACTCTACTATTACTCACACCTGTCTTCTACTTTTTACCCATGCCGATACTGGCAGCTATAATCATTGTATCGGCCCTAAATCTTATTGATATATCGGAATTTATATTCCTCTATACAACAAGACGCAGTGAAGGGCTTATCGCTATTTTCACAGCTGCCTGCACATTACTTATTGGTATTCAAGAAGGAATATTACTTGGGGTCGTTGCCTCTATGATCCATATGCTTTACAAATACAGCCGGCCCAATGTAGCCGAACTGGGTATAATACCCAACACCCGTTTGTTTAAAAACCTGGATCGAAATCCCGAGGCAAAACCAATTGACGGACTGATGATCTTACGGGTAGACGCTTCGTTCTCTTTTGTTAATGCTGATTTTTTCAGAGACTATATAATTGAAAAAAGCAGGGAGCGGAATAAGTCCACTCACTATGTTGTTATCGATGGTAGTACAATAAACTCCCTTGACACCACAGCTATTGAACAGATTAAAACAATGGCCGGCACCCTTCAAAATTGGGATATTGAACTCTATATTGCCGGGCTCAAAGGACCGGTACGAGACATCATTAACAAAGCGGGATTAAAAGAATACTTGGGAGAAGACCATTACTTTAGAGATCCTCATGAAGCAGTCTCGCATATTCTAAAACTAATGGACAAAGAGGATGAAAAATCACGACTGGCCGATTATAAAGATATAACCGGCTAATAACTTGTGAAGGCGTCAATCGATATCAAGCTTCCGTAAAA
It encodes:
- a CDS encoding S46 family peptidase, which produces MYQSGKLCRLIIPFFFLAGIVPSGCASSSSVQQQEAQAQSHTPFGDSTAPDDQGMWLLPNIEEAIFNELKSKGLQVQKSDLYHPREPSLNQSIVRINIDGNSSGTGSFVSPNGLILTSYQTAYPGITAASIMKEKYLTKGFNADSMNAEIPLQNFTLYITVEQKDVTSKIQSQLADTLTFYQQEQKAKTIKKELIAERKGDNSNLVVEIDDIWSGNRQLMSIYKIIRDVRLAHVPPTSIGLYNNDFENWHWPTHAGDFAFLRAYVDPSGQSQSYNSSNIPFQPSFHLTIDNSGAEPHSFTMTLGFPGQTYRNESSFAFEFYNNYRNPILIESYQAILKSLRHAAQQDSVKALKSASKRASIANALKYYREIQRGFSNQNILEKKRATEQYFEQWIRKDSLRYQQYRRVFRQLKQSYDIASQSGDLLYGLVQAINNNKLLKIAGFYNAYRNHRADNSNIDLTKEQKRNLITQHKKVLENIDIEAQKMMLSEMLYSLATLPDGKVMFYLVRLFDEKEGHNLKNEIKSYVDSLEQSSIIFDLHKAKRFTALPIDSARSNSIDPMVKLYKEMIETYQFSRKNYLQHLPYLRPAQRRYTEGMLSFQQDSTAYPDANATLRLSGGHIAGYTDTNNNYHPPFTTLSGLFDKIGTDDSFDISDKLAAYADSTDYQPVNFLSSNDITGGNSGSPVMNKEGEIIGLTLDSNRKGIIGDYYYDKRFKRAINVDIRYILFLLEEITGGDQLLKEMQKRTE
- a CDS encoding SLC13 family permease, which produces MSFEIIFVFALLGLALFLFATDYVSFDVAALILLVSLLASGILTPKEGFAGVSNPATITIAAMFVISEGLRRTGLLNKAGNFFCEKMKDNFWLWLFVMLLFVSFTSSFMNNTAVIMIFIPVIIDISARIGVSASKLLMPLAFAGIMGGIHTLIGTSTNLLVSSIVQDRGGQGFAMFDFMPMALIFLCAGFLYMYFVGVDLIPPRRKDDELTADFKMQGYLTDLKVKDESNLVGKYLDEGGLTEELDLDVLRIFKPDSDSSAQRTETKVESGDILRIRGSASEIDKLLRREDLALIPSKKWIDVDLKHGRDALVEAAVAPESTLEGRELSDIDFYERFGAVPLAIRHHGELKQEELGNIHLAGGDTLLLSMSKERIHEINNDPSFVISSEVDVMRPRTDKTHIAVGILAAVVGLAALNILPIMVSAPAGVIMMILTGCLTTEEAYTAVNWKVIMLLVGVLPLGTAMDKTGAAGLIADSMIGMLYDFGPVAVLSGFYLFTMMITAIISTNASVALLAPIAFEVANQIGVNTEPMVLAVSYAACLTFITPFGHHANTLVYGSGQYEFTDFTKIGLPLNIIFWILATIFIPIIWPL
- a CDS encoding SulP family inorganic anion transporter, whose amino-acid sequence is MEEWLKKTFKISGWLPDYNSQKFRGDLTAGITTGVMFIPQGMAYAVIAGVPPIYGLYAGVIPLLIYPLLGTSKNLSIGPVAIDMLIVAAGVSLLAEPNTERYITLTILLTMMAGGLQLLMGSMRLGSVLNIFSRPVIAGFTLAAPLIIAASQLNNLLGIELPQTQYVIVIIEEVLRNIDHVHLQTFLWGGIAIALLAFIKHVKPIFPASVLILGGSILISWSAGAQAVGIQLVGDIPMGLPTFGLPEINFNNMRELLPTALTLALVQFMSVASLGQTFAKKNNYIIDANHELVALGASNFFGSLFKSIPVSGSFSRSAASDQANVKTPLANIITSAVIIATLLLLTPVFYFLPMPILAAIIIVSALNLIDISEFIFLYTTRRSEGLIAIFTAACTLLIGIQEGILLGVVASMIHMLYKYSRPNVAELGIIPNTRLFKNLDRNPEAKPIDGLMILRVDASFSFVNADFFRDYIIEKSRERNKSTHYVVIDGSTINSLDTTAIEQIKTMAGTLQNWDIELYIAGLKGPVRDIINKAGLKEYLGEDHYFRDPHEAVSHILKLMDKEDEKSRLADYKDITG